From a region of the Constantimarinum furrinae genome:
- a CDS encoding TonB-dependent receptor: MHLKTNNFRLVFITLLFVFSLQNIHGQNTEKKALLSIMTDLESKHNVRFSYATQDVSQISIVPPEESLNLNESLQYLNNITPLIFTEIDNRYITVVRKNNISKYCGRIINSETGDPMEGANIVSQNSRFSTISNSEGYFYLPQSAAGTNFTVSHVGFEQQTLLVDELRSDCLSIMMLPAVDMLEQVYIRALFVKGIDKNTDGALTLSADSFGLLPGQTDNDVLLIAQSLPGVESVDETVSHINIRGGTRDENLILWDNIKMYQSGHFFGLISAYNPDLTKNVTIYKNGSPAKYGEGVSGVIDMRSTNTIAETFRGGAGLNLINTNLFFEIPLSKTMGLQTSARTSINTVLETPVYKTYSERIFQDTEITSVDSSNSTALVSADEDFKFYDFSTKFLWDFSEKDKVRLNFLTMQNSLDFTETINETQSSQTSKLDQNTLVAGASWDRKWDEGIKTSFLGYGSYYLLESINRDIFTTQEQFQENEVLETGIKLDSELQISDRNTIKAGYHFSETGISNTQQVNLPRFLSKDKDVLRSHIIYGGIAYRPSGNNNSVINAGFRVNYFSKFKETFIEPRLSIHQEVGSGFAIEGLGEFKSQTTTQRIDFESDFLGVEKRRWVLVNNDDIPIIKSKQGSVGMVYAKDNWFANAEGFYKSVDGITAASQGFQNQFQFTRDTGGYHVKGVEFSVNRRTPRFSAWLSYLYMINDYEFSNLEPNIFPNNLDIRHTATVAGSYNFKNFKIALGFNYHTGKPNTFPLNGAEIIEVNGEEVIQYDSPNAERLSSYFRTDISAEYIWELSDKVDAKINLAVLNIADTDNTLNIRYVLTTDENGATRVNQVKEVSLGLTPNFAVQVLF, from the coding sequence ATGCACCTAAAGACAAATAATTTTCGACTGGTATTTATTACCCTGTTATTTGTTTTCAGTTTACAGAATATTCACGGTCAGAACACTGAAAAGAAAGCCCTCCTAAGTATTATGACCGATCTTGAATCTAAGCATAATGTTAGATTCTCATATGCGACGCAAGACGTTTCTCAGATAAGCATTGTTCCACCGGAAGAATCGCTAAACCTGAACGAAAGTCTTCAATACTTGAACAATATCACTCCTTTAATCTTTACTGAAATTGATAACCGATATATTACGGTAGTTCGAAAAAATAATATTTCTAAGTACTGCGGAAGGATCATTAATTCTGAAACCGGCGATCCTATGGAAGGAGCCAACATAGTGAGCCAAAACAGTAGATTTTCTACGATCTCCAATTCTGAAGGTTATTTTTATCTACCGCAATCTGCAGCAGGAACCAATTTCACGGTATCGCATGTTGGTTTTGAACAGCAAACGCTGCTGGTGGATGAGCTTAGGTCGGACTGCTTGTCGATCATGATGTTACCCGCCGTAGATATGTTGGAACAGGTGTATATAAGAGCCTTATTTGTTAAGGGTATCGATAAGAATACCGATGGTGCCCTAACCTTATCTGCAGACAGTTTTGGACTGCTGCCGGGGCAAACAGATAACGATGTGCTCTTAATTGCTCAATCACTCCCCGGAGTGGAAAGTGTAGACGAAACCGTTTCGCATATCAATATTAGAGGTGGAACACGGGATGAAAATCTTATCCTCTGGGATAATATAAAGATGTATCAGAGCGGGCATTTCTTCGGATTGATCTCTGCGTATAACCCCGATCTAACCAAAAATGTAACGATCTATAAAAACGGAAGTCCGGCTAAATACGGCGAAGGAGTTTCGGGAGTTATCGATATGCGATCTACCAATACCATCGCTGAAACGTTTAGAGGTGGTGCCGGACTCAATTTAATTAACACCAATCTGTTCTTCGAGATCCCGCTTTCAAAAACCATGGGACTTCAAACCTCGGCCCGAACATCGATCAATACAGTGCTGGAAACGCCGGTGTACAAAACCTATTCTGAGCGGATCTTTCAGGATACCGAGATCACTTCCGTAGATAGCAGTAATAGCACTGCCTTGGTAAGCGCCGATGAAGATTTTAAATTCTATGATTTTAGCACCAAATTTCTTTGGGATTTTTCAGAAAAAGATAAGGTAAGACTTAATTTTCTTACTATGCAGAACTCGCTGGACTTTACTGAAACCATTAATGAAACACAGAGTTCCCAAACCAGTAAACTGGATCAAAATACTTTGGTTGCCGGAGCTTCATGGGATCGGAAGTGGGACGAGGGAATTAAAACCTCATTTTTAGGGTATGGCAGTTATTACCTTTTGGAATCCATCAATCGCGATATATTTACGACTCAGGAGCAATTTCAGGAAAACGAAGTACTGGAAACAGGTATAAAACTGGACTCGGAGCTCCAAATTTCAGACAGGAATACCATAAAAGCAGGATATCATTTTTCAGAAACCGGTATATCGAACACACAACAAGTTAATTTGCCTCGTTTTTTGAGCAAGGATAAAGATGTGCTTCGTTCCCATATTATTTACGGGGGAATAGCATACCGGCCTAGCGGCAACAATAACTCTGTGATCAACGCCGGATTTCGGGTTAATTATTTCAGTAAATTCAAGGAAACATTTATTGAACCCAGACTGAGTATTCACCAGGAAGTTGGGAGTGGTTTTGCAATCGAAGGTTTGGGCGAATTTAAAAGTCAGACCACCACACAACGAATCGATTTTGAAAGTGATTTTCTGGGCGTTGAAAAGCGTAGATGGGTTTTGGTTAATAATGACGATATCCCCATCATTAAAAGTAAACAAGGGTCTGTAGGTATGGTTTATGCAAAAGACAATTGGTTCGCTAATGCAGAGGGATTCTATAAGAGTGTGGATGGAATTACCGCAGCCAGTCAGGGCTTTCAGAATCAGTTTCAGTTCACAAGAGATACGGGCGGGTATCATGTTAAGGGAGTTGAATTTTCAGTAAACCGTCGTACACCGCGATTTAGTGCCTGGCTTAGTTATTTATACATGATCAATGATTACGAATTTTCGAATCTGGAACCCAATATTTTTCCGAATAATCTAGATATACGACATACCGCTACTGTTGCAGGTTCCTATAACTTTAAGAATTTTAAGATCGCTCTCGGATTTAACTATCATACCGGAAAACCGAACACTTTCCCGCTTAATGGAGCCGAGATTATTGAGGTAAACGGAGAAGAGGTCATACAATACGACAGTCCGAATGCCGAACGACTTTCCAGTTATTTTAGAACAGACATTTCTGCAGAATATATCTGGGAACTTTCAGACAAAGTAGATGCCAAAATAAATCTGGCGGTATTAAATATTGCCGATACCGATAATACATTAAATATCAGATATGTATTAACCACCGATGAAAACGGTGCGACCCGCGTAAATCAGGTAAAAGAAGTTTCCTTAGGACTTACTCCTAACTTCGCTGTCCAAGTACTTTTTTAG
- a CDS encoding RNA polymerase sigma factor — protein sequence MTEDNVCNESTFNRIYTEHGRSIWGFIYYKCGDSAQADDLVQEAFIKLWQNCAKVTSQKAKSFLYTVANNTFLNEVAHKKVVLKHAKLQPDSVNNQSPQFVLEEKEYLQKIEKAIENLTEAQRTAFLMNRIDGKKYAEIAEILGISVKAVEKRMSQALASLRKEIENL from the coding sequence ATGACAGAAGATAACGTCTGCAACGAAAGTACATTCAATAGAATTTATACCGAACACGGCAGATCTATATGGGGGTTTATTTATTATAAGTGTGGAGACAGCGCCCAGGCCGATGATCTGGTTCAGGAGGCCTTTATAAAATTGTGGCAAAATTGTGCCAAGGTAACATCTCAAAAAGCAAAATCCTTTTTATATACCGTCGCTAACAACACCTTTTTGAATGAAGTAGCGCACAAAAAAGTGGTGTTGAAGCACGCCAAACTTCAGCCCGATTCGGTTAATAATCAATCCCCTCAGTTTGTGTTGGAGGAAAAGGAATACCTTCAGAAAATAGAAAAAGCGATCGAAAATCTTACGGAAGCACAACGAACGGCTTTCCTAATGAACCGTATTGATGGAAAAAAATATGCCGAGATCGCAGAAATCCTGGGTATCTCGGTAAAAGCAGTTGAAAAGCGTATGAGTCAGGCTTTAGCCTCTTTGAGAAAGGAAATTGAAAATTTATAA
- a CDS encoding FecR family protein: MDKNYILHKYLNGEATAEEIAQLKESPEYASYIKISEVTGEFTTPSFDAEGNKKAIDAKIGDPKVRTLSPFGMFIRVAAVVMVLLAGYLYVSTLDTTVNTGIAAKETFLLPDNSEVVLNASSEIVYNKKKWNDNRALALEGEAYFKVEKGSKFSVKTSQGIVSVLGTQFNVFSRDTIFNINCYEGLVSVQFNDTLIKLPAGNKLKIENGTLVVHTQSNTQSPSWITNESSFDNASLATVIEELQRQYPIQITSQNTIVNKRFSGSFTHQDLMIALRSVFDPLQLEFTVEGDQVHVYAPKDK; encoded by the coding sequence ATGGATAAAAACTACATATTGCATAAATATTTAAACGGAGAAGCGACGGCCGAGGAAATAGCTCAGCTCAAGGAATCTCCGGAATATGCTTCTTATATAAAGATCTCCGAAGTAACGGGAGAGTTCACAACTCCATCGTTTGATGCTGAAGGCAATAAGAAAGCGATCGATGCAAAAATAGGCGATCCGAAAGTCAGAACCTTGAGCCCTTTTGGTATGTTTATAAGAGTGGCAGCCGTTGTCATGGTGCTGCTAGCCGGGTATTTATACGTAAGCACTCTGGATACTACCGTAAATACCGGAATTGCTGCAAAGGAAACCTTTTTGCTTCCGGATAATTCCGAAGTCGTGTTAAACGCTTCATCAGAGATCGTATACAATAAGAAAAAATGGAACGACAACCGGGCGTTGGCCTTAGAAGGCGAGGCTTATTTTAAAGTTGAAAAAGGCAGTAAATTCAGCGTTAAGACATCACAGGGTATCGTTAGTGTTTTGGGAACTCAATTTAACGTGTTCTCCAGGGATACAATTTTCAATATAAATTGTTACGAAGGTCTGGTAAGTGTTCAGTTTAACGACACACTTATTAAACTTCCTGCCGGAAATAAACTAAAAATAGAGAACGGAACGTTAGTAGTTCATACACAAAGCAATACACAGTCACCAAGCTGGATCACAAATGAGAGCAGTTTTGATAATGCTAGCCTGGCCACTGTCATTGAAGAGTTACAACGACAATATCCAATTCAAATAACCTCACAAAATACTATAGTAAATAAGCGGTTTTCGGGGAGTTTTACACATCAGGATCTAATGATCGCACTGCGCTCGGTATTTGATCCCCTCCAACTGGAATTTACTGTTGAAGGAGACCAAGTACATGTATATGCACCTAAAGACAAATAA